One window of the Nodosilinea sp. PGN35 genome contains the following:
- a CDS encoding glutathione S-transferase family protein: MIQLYGHDLSGNSYKVRLFLALLGLDYDWIKVDLMQGAHKAPAFLALNPFGQVPLLVDGEVTLADAQAILVYLARQYGGEDWLPTDALPLAQVVRWLSTTAGEVRQGPEHARLYHLFKVGDINIDRAHQKAEHILTQLDQRLHNRPWLEFDRPTIADVAVFPYVALARDGKVDLDTYPNLLGWIDRIKQLPGFVPMVGI, encoded by the coding sequence ATGATTCAGCTCTACGGTCACGATCTCTCTGGCAACAGCTACAAAGTTCGTCTTTTTCTAGCATTGCTCGGCCTCGACTATGACTGGATCAAGGTTGACCTGATGCAGGGTGCCCACAAAGCGCCCGCCTTTCTGGCCCTCAACCCCTTTGGCCAGGTGCCCCTGCTGGTGGATGGCGAGGTCACCCTGGCCGACGCCCAGGCGATTTTGGTCTACCTGGCGCGGCAGTACGGCGGCGAAGACTGGCTGCCCACCGATGCCCTACCCCTGGCCCAGGTGGTGCGCTGGCTCTCGACCACCGCTGGCGAAGTGCGCCAGGGGCCTGAGCATGCGCGGCTTTACCACCTGTTTAAAGTGGGTGACATCAACATCGATCGCGCCCACCAGAAGGCCGAGCACATTCTCACCCAGCTCGACCAGCGCCTCCACAACCGCCCCTGGCTGGAGTTCGATCGCCCCACCATTGCCGATGTGGCCGTGTTTCCCTACGTGGCCCTGGCCCGTGACGGCAAGGTTGACCTCGACACCTACCCCAACCTGCTGGGCTGGATCGATCGCATCAAGCAGCTGCCCGGCTTTGTGCCGATGGTGGGCATCTAA
- a CDS encoding TetR/AcrR family transcriptional regulator, with amino-acid sequence MAKPTAAKQTYVPPLLDLFRQYGYDGVSLSKISQATGLGKASLYHHFPGGKDDMVTTVLDALDRWLQETALEALESEGDALARLTRMGDRIGAAYSHGHRPCMLASLMLGSARDDFQPQVEGMVRRWMGAIAAVLTQAGMPASLAQERSEEALVAIQGALIVARSLNDAAVFERTMQRLPQQLCR; translated from the coding sequence ATGGCGAAGCCAACGGCGGCCAAGCAGACCTATGTGCCGCCCCTGCTCGATCTGTTTCGGCAGTACGGCTACGACGGGGTCAGTCTGTCAAAAATTTCCCAGGCCACGGGGTTGGGCAAGGCCAGTCTCTACCACCACTTCCCCGGCGGCAAAGACGATATGGTGACGACGGTGCTCGACGCCCTCGATCGGTGGCTGCAAGAGACGGCCCTAGAGGCCCTGGAGAGTGAAGGGGACGCGCTGGCCCGGCTGACGCGCATGGGCGATCGCATCGGGGCCGCCTACAGCCACGGCCACAGGCCCTGCATGCTGGCCTCGCTGATGCTGGGCTCCGCCAGGGATGACTTTCAGCCCCAGGTGGAGGGCATGGTGAGGCGGTGGATGGGGGCGATCGCCGCTGTCCTCACCCAAGCCGGTATGCCCGCATCCCTGGCTCAGGAGCGCAGCGAAGAGGCCCTTGTCGCCATCCAGGGCGCGCTGATTGTGGCGCGATCGCTGAACGACGCGGCGGTCTTTGAGCGCACCATGCAGCGCCTGCCCCAGCAGCTCTGTCGCTGA
- a CDS encoding cupin domain-containing protein, protein MKLHADFTQRVVLTTPDLPWVDSPMPGVHRRLLDRDGDEVARATSLVRYAPGSAFSPHTHGGGEEFFVLEGVFSDEHGHYPAGTYVRNPVGSTHTPSSAPGCTILVKLWQMHPDDQTRVAIDTTTAPWHPGLVEGLRVMPLHTYGTENVALVKWAPGTQFQPHTHWGGEEIFVLDGVFSDEHGDYPAGTWLRSPHGSRHNPFSRKGCTIYVKTGHLVGAEALSAGGRSL, encoded by the coding sequence ATGAAACTCCACGCCGACTTCACCCAGCGCGTCGTCCTCACCACCCCCGATCTGCCCTGGGTTGACTCTCCCATGCCCGGTGTCCACCGCCGCCTGCTCGATCGCGACGGGGATGAAGTCGCCCGCGCCACCTCCCTGGTGCGCTACGCCCCCGGCAGCGCCTTTTCGCCCCACACCCACGGCGGCGGCGAAGAGTTTTTTGTGCTGGAGGGGGTCTTTTCTGACGAGCACGGCCACTACCCGGCGGGCACCTACGTGCGCAACCCGGTGGGTTCGACCCACACGCCCTCTAGCGCGCCGGGCTGCACCATTTTGGTCAAGCTGTGGCAGATGCACCCCGATGACCAAACCCGCGTCGCGATCGATACGACCACCGCGCCCTGGCACCCCGGCCTGGTGGAGGGCCTGCGGGTAATGCCCCTGCACACCTACGGCACCGAAAATGTGGCGCTGGTGAAGTGGGCACCGGGCACCCAGTTTCAGCCCCACACCCACTGGGGCGGCGAGGAGATCTTTGTGCTCGATGGCGTGTTTTCTGATGAGCACGGCGACTACCCGGCGGGCACCTGGCTACGCAGCCCCCACGGCAGCCGCCACAACCCCTTTAGCCGCAAGGGCTGCACGATCTATGTGAAGACGGGGCACTTGGTAGGGGCCGAGGCGCTGAGTGCGGGGGGGCGATCGCTCTAA
- a CDS encoding pyridoxamine 5'-phosphate oxidase family protein, whose amino-acid sequence MANSGWSYEASPFHAGELAIQARLGVQERLDRQGRRMIRDYLPEQHRQFFAQLSYVLVGTVDSHGQPWASILVGQPGFITSPDERRLHLAAPPLYGDPLHRTLAVGADIGLLGIELHTRRRNRLNGTLSALQPDGFTVTVGQSFGNCPQYIQARRFDWRAFDAAAPKPVRFFEALEEGERAIVAAADTFFIATAHRSAGSASGVDVSHRGGKPGFVRMDDARRFTIPDFAGNFHFNTFGNLELNPRAGLVFIDFDRGDLLYLTGTAKVIWDGPEIAAYEGAERLLRFSVSHGYRVSGSLPLTWSAPEFSPFLDNTGPWKLKG is encoded by the coding sequence ATGGCAAACTCGGGTTGGTCTTACGAAGCGTCGCCCTTCCACGCTGGCGAACTGGCCATTCAGGCGCGGTTGGGGGTGCAAGAGCGGCTCGATCGCCAGGGGCGGCGGATGATTCGCGACTATTTGCCCGAGCAGCACCGCCAGTTTTTTGCCCAGCTGTCTTACGTTTTGGTAGGTACGGTGGATAGCCACGGTCAGCCCTGGGCTTCAATTTTGGTGGGGCAACCCGGATTTATCACCTCCCCCGACGAGCGCAGGTTGCACCTTGCCGCGCCGCCCCTCTACGGCGACCCCCTGCACCGCACCCTGGCTGTGGGGGCCGACATTGGCCTGCTGGGCATAGAGCTGCACACCCGCCGCCGCAACCGCCTAAACGGCACCCTGTCAGCCCTTCAGCCCGATGGGTTTACGGTCACCGTGGGGCAGAGCTTTGGCAACTGCCCCCAGTACATCCAGGCGCGGCGGTTTGACTGGCGAGCCTTTGATGCGGCAGCGCCTAAACCGGTGCGTTTCTTCGAGGCGCTGGAAGAGGGGGAGCGGGCGATCGTCGCGGCGGCTGATACATTCTTTATCGCCACCGCCCACCGGTCAGCCGGCAGCGCCAGCGGCGTGGATGTGTCGCACCGGGGCGGCAAGCCGGGCTTTGTGCGCATGGACGATGCCCGCAGGTTCACCATTCCCGATTTTGCGGGCAACTTTCACTTCAACACCTTTGGCAACCTAGAACTCAACCCCCGCGCCGGGCTGGTCTTTATCGACTTTGACCGGGGCGACCTGCTCTACCTCACCGGCACCGCCAAAGTGATTTGGGACGGCCCCGAAATCGCCGCCTACGAAGGGGCCGAACGCCTGCTGCGCTTCTCCGTCAGCCACGGCTACCGGGTCTCAGGCAGCCTGCCCCTCACCTGGTCAGCCCCGGAGTTTTCGCCCTTCTTAGATAACACCGGCCCCTGGAAATTGAAGGGTTAG